The Segatella copri genome contains a region encoding:
- a CDS encoding transposase — translation MKKDEIIVLLKKQLQLANEQLQQANATVSSLTTQVNELIERIKSLEELLVQKGIAIDKANRQNKALGKLVSGKKSERQEKNPQDSMTQEEFDKKKTEQAEKRKARKNNGAKRDMHYEMKEVHVTIDPVMDAEFLKTLRLFGTRTCIRYSMEPIKFIKTVYHINTYTDGSIMYPGKTPPALLLNSSYSPSFAAGLLQMRYIYSMPVERIIKYFADNGFTLRKATANKLIARSADVLENFYKAICQVVLQQDYVSADETYHKVLLAKTKPTDKGSKKGYFWAVSAPKLGLVFFVYEDGSRSEQVILNIFSDYKGTIQSDAYAPYRKLESDAYPDIMRIACLQHVKRDFIDCGKEDKDAQEVVDILNRFYREDKKHKVGVNGWTVEDHLAYRQSYAPDILQDLLEKLEEISSRKDLLPKSTLAQAVGYALNEYNAICDIFKRGDTALDNNYIERIQRYISLSFTFAPGNKFKRIG, via the coding sequence ATGAAAAAGGACGAAATTATAGTACTTTTAAAGAAACAGCTTCAGCTTGCAAACGAACAGCTTCAGCAAGCTAATGCTACGGTGAGTTCATTGACTACACAGGTCAACGAACTCATTGAACGTATAAAGTCATTAGAAGAATTACTCGTCCAGAAAGGAATCGCCATTGACAAAGCGAATCGTCAGAACAAGGCACTCGGCAAGCTCGTTTCAGGCAAGAAGTCCGAACGTCAGGAAAAGAATCCACAAGACTCGATGACCCAGGAGGAATTTGACAAGAAGAAAACAGAGCAGGCCGAAAAGAGAAAGGCACGCAAAAACAACGGAGCCAAGCGTGACATGCATTACGAGATGAAAGAGGTGCATGTTACGATAGATCCAGTCATGGATGCAGAGTTTTTGAAGACGTTGCGTCTCTTCGGAACTCGTACCTGTATACGTTACAGCATGGAACCCATCAAATTCATCAAGACCGTGTATCACATCAACACTTATACTGATGGAAGTATCATGTATCCGGGGAAAACTCCGCCGGCTCTGTTGTTGAATTCTTCCTATTCACCTTCCTTTGCAGCAGGACTCCTGCAGATGCGATACATCTATTCCATGCCGGTAGAGCGAATCATCAAATACTTTGCCGACAATGGGTTTACGTTAAGGAAAGCCACGGCAAACAAACTGATTGCCAGAAGTGCCGATGTACTGGAAAACTTCTATAAGGCTATCTGCCAAGTAGTGTTGCAGCAGGATTATGTCTCGGCAGACGAGACATACCATAAAGTGCTGTTAGCCAAGACAAAGCCTACGGACAAGGGTTCGAAGAAAGGCTACTTCTGGGCTGTAAGTGCGCCTAAACTGGGACTTGTCTTCTTCGTATATGAGGATGGATCACGCTCTGAGCAGGTCATACTTAACATATTCTCTGATTATAAAGGTACCATACAGAGTGATGCATATGCTCCTTACCGGAAACTGGAGTCGGATGCTTATCCTGACATTATGAGAATCGCCTGCCTGCAGCATGTCAAGAGAGATTTCATCGACTGCGGCAAGGAAGACAAGGATGCTCAGGAGGTCGTAGATATCCTCAACAGATTTTATCGAGAAGACAAAAAACATAAGGTTGGGGTAAATGGATGGACCGTTGAAGACCATCTAGCCTATCGGCAGTCATATGCACCGGACATTTTGCAGGATTTATTGGAGAAACTGGAGGAAATATCTTCCAGGAAAGATTTGCTGCCCAAGTCTACCTTGGCGCAGGCGGTCGGCTATGCCCTTAATGAATATAATGCCATTTGTGACATCTTCAAAAGAGGTGATACGGCTCTCGATAACAACTACATTGAGAGAATCCAGAGATACATATCACTATCTTTTACCTTTGCACCTGGAAACAAGTTTAAACGAATTGGTTAA
- the tnpB gene encoding IS66 family insertion sequence element accessory protein TnpB (TnpB, as the term is used for proteins encoded by IS66 family insertion elements, is considered an accessory protein, since TnpC, encoded by a neighboring gene, is a DDE family transposase.), with amino-acid sequence MFGLNENTQYYVCQRYVRMNMGINGLYQIVRTEMELPPLGGAVFIFFSKNRQQVKMLKWDGDGFLLYQKRLERGTFELPFFDPQSKQCKMPYKTLSAIMSGICLKSMRYRKRLNL; translated from the coding sequence ATGTTTGGATTAAACGAAAACACCCAGTATTACGTCTGCCAGCGATATGTCCGAATGAACATGGGCATAAATGGCCTGTACCAGATTGTGAGGACGGAGATGGAGCTGCCGCCACTCGGTGGTGCCGTCTTCATCTTCTTCTCCAAGAACCGCCAGCAGGTAAAAATGCTAAAATGGGATGGCGACGGTTTCTTGCTGTATCAGAAGCGACTGGAGCGAGGAACCTTTGAATTACCATTCTTTGATCCCCAAAGCAAACAATGCAAAATGCCGTACAAGACGCTATCTGCCATCATGAGCGGAATTTGCCTGAAAAGTATGAGATATAGGAAACGGCTTAATCTATAG
- a CDS encoding alcohol dehydrogenase, whose translation MKAFTYIQQGKFGFTEKGKPTIIDEHDAIVRVTLSSICTSDLHIKHGSVPRAVPGITIGHEMVGIVEKVGERVSHVKPGDRVSVNVETFCGECFYCKHGYVNNCTSPHGGWALGCRIDGGQTEYVRVPYVTTGLNKIPDSVSDEQALFVGDILATGFWATRISEITEEDTVLIIGAGPTGVCCLLCTLLKNPRNIIVCEKSKDRREFIQNHYPQVMVVEPEDCEAFVKQHSLHGGADVVMEVAGGPDTFQLAWKCARPNAIVTIVAMYDKPQMLPLPDMYGKNLIFKTGGVDGCDCGEILDLISQGKIDTTPLITHRFPLSRIEEAYDVFENRRDGVIKVAIFPG comes from the coding sequence GTGAAAGCATTTACATATATCCAGCAAGGAAAGTTTGGCTTCACAGAAAAAGGGAAGCCTACGATAATAGATGAGCATGATGCCATCGTAAGAGTAACGCTGAGCAGTATCTGCACCAGTGATCTTCATATCAAGCATGGTTCTGTGCCTCGCGCAGTACCGGGGATTACTATTGGCCACGAAATGGTAGGCATTGTAGAGAAAGTAGGAGAGAGGGTTTCCCATGTGAAGCCGGGAGACAGAGTATCCGTGAATGTAGAGACCTTCTGTGGAGAATGCTTCTATTGCAAGCATGGATACGTGAACAATTGTACATCTCCACATGGCGGATGGGCACTGGGATGCAGAATCGATGGCGGGCAGACGGAATATGTGAGGGTTCCTTATGTTACAACCGGCTTGAACAAGATTCCTGATTCGGTAAGCGATGAGCAGGCACTCTTCGTTGGCGACATCCTTGCTACTGGATTCTGGGCTACGAGAATATCTGAAATTACGGAAGAGGATACTGTCTTGATTATCGGTGCTGGCCCTACGGGTGTCTGCTGTTTGCTTTGCACCTTGCTCAAGAATCCGAGAAACATCATCGTCTGTGAGAAATCAAAGGATAGGCGAGAGTTCATCCAGAACCATTATCCGCAGGTGATGGTTGTTGAACCGGAGGATTGTGAGGCATTTGTCAAACAACATAGTCTGCATGGGGGAGCTGATGTGGTGATGGAGGTTGCAGGTGGACCTGATACCTTCCAGCTTGCCTGGAAGTGTGCCCGTCCTAATGCCATCGTCACCATCGTTGCGATGTATGACAAGCCGCAGATGCTTCCGCTTCCTGATATGTATGGCAAGAACCTCATCTTCAAGACGGGAGGTGTGGATGGATGTGACTGTGGGGAAATCCTTGATTTGATATCCCAGGGAAAGATAGATACCACTCCTCTGATTACCCATCGTTTCCCGCTTTCAAGAATAGAAGAGGCATACGATGTTTTCGAGAACCGCAGGGATGGAGTCATCAAGGTGGCGATATTTCCTGGATAA
- a CDS encoding CNNM domain-containing protein translates to MGLIILYFLGALSLSFLCSVLEAVLLSTPMSFISMKENQGNKTASLMKQYKNNVDRPVGAILSLNTIAHTIGSAGVGAESMKLFGEEYFGIISAILTLLILVLSEIIPKTIGASYWRSLAMTSTKIIRVLIFINYPLVLLSELITKVFTPKNHQASVSREEVSAMVDVGTTEGIFRESESKIIKSCIHLAGVKAKEVMTPSIVVESANMNLTTKEFYEQKEWKFSRIPVYDNNKDIIVGYVLKDMVLKLVSDDEFQTRLSELMRPILSFNEDESLYQIWEKMLEKREHISIIVDEYGCLRGVVSMEDVIETMTGVEIVDEDDVAVDMQALAKEKSRMMHQGVASAIPGSKA, encoded by the coding sequence ATGGGTTTAATCATTTTATATTTTTTAGGTGCTCTGTCACTATCCTTTTTATGCTCCGTCCTGGAGGCGGTATTACTTTCTACTCCGATGTCGTTTATCTCGATGAAGGAGAATCAAGGCAACAAGACTGCCTCACTGATGAAACAGTATAAGAACAACGTAGACCGTCCGGTGGGTGCCATCCTTTCGCTCAATACCATCGCTCACACCATCGGTTCTGCCGGTGTAGGAGCCGAGTCAATGAAACTCTTTGGCGAAGAATACTTCGGCATCATTTCCGCCATTCTCACTCTGTTGATTCTGGTACTTTCAGAAATCATCCCGAAAACTATCGGAGCTTCATATTGGCGCTCTCTTGCCATGACATCTACCAAAATCATCCGTGTGCTCATCTTTATCAACTATCCTTTGGTACTGCTTTCGGAACTTATCACTAAGGTATTTACTCCGAAGAACCACCAGGCTTCCGTGAGTCGCGAGGAGGTATCGGCCATGGTAGACGTAGGTACTACAGAAGGCATCTTCCGTGAATCGGAAAGCAAGATCATCAAAAGCTGCATTCACCTGGCAGGAGTAAAGGCAAAGGAGGTGATGACTCCATCCATCGTAGTAGAATCAGCCAACATGAATCTGACTACCAAGGAGTTTTACGAACAGAAAGAATGGAAATTCTCACGCATTCCCGTTTATGACAACAATAAAGATATCATTGTGGGATACGTATTGAAAGATATGGTTCTCAAATTGGTTTCAGACGATGAGTTCCAAACCAGATTATCCGAACTGATGCGTCCGATTCTTTCCTTCAACGAGGATGAATCTCTATACCAGATATGGGAAAAGATGTTGGAAAAACGAGAACACATCTCTATCATCGTGGATGAATACGGTTGTCTGAGAGGAGTGGTTTCCATGGAAGACGTAATCGAAACGATGACTGGCGTAGAAATCGTGGATGAAGACGATGTGGCTGTAGACATGCAAGCCTTGGCTAAGGAAAAATCGCGTATGATGCACCAAGGTGTTGCTTCTGCCATTCCTGGCAGTAAAGCTTAA
- a CDS encoding IS66 family transposase, with protein MKKDEIIVLLKEQLQLANEQLQQANATVSSLTTQVSELIERIKSLEELLVQKGIAIDKANRQNKALGKLVSGKKSERQEKNPQDSMTQEEFDKKKTEQAEKRKARKNNGAKRDMHYEMKEVHVTIDPVMDAEFLKTLRLFGTRTCIRYSMEPIKFIKTVYHINTYTDGSIMYPGKTPPALLLNSSYSPSFAAGLLQMRYIYSMPVERIIKYFADNGFTLRKATANKLIARSADVLENFYKAICQVVLQQDYVSADETYHKVLLAKTKPTDKGSKKGYFWAVSAPKLGLVFFVYEDGSRSEQVILNIFSDYKGTIQSDAYAPYRKLESDAYPDIMRIACLQHVKRDFIDCGKEDKDAQEVVDILNRFYREDKKHKVGVNGWTVEDHLAYRQSYAPDILQDLLEKLEEISSRKDLLPKSTLAQAVGYALNEYNAICDIFKRGDTALDNNYIERIQRYISLSRRNSMFFGSHEGAGRAAILYSIAISCRLNGINLFEYICDVIEKTAEWQPNTPLEKYRDLLPDRWKKQQQH; from the coding sequence ATGAAAAAGGACGAAATTATAGTACTTTTAAAGGAACAGCTTCAGCTTGCAAACGAACAGCTTCAGCAAGCTAATGCTACGGTGAGTTCGTTGACTACACAGGTCAGCGAACTCATTGAACGTATAAAGTCATTAGAAGAATTACTCGTCCAGAAAGGAATCGCCATTGACAAAGCGAATCGTCAGAACAAGGCACTCGGCAAGCTCGTTTCAGGCAAGAAGTCCGAACGTCAGGAAAAGAATCCACAAGACTCGATGACCCAGGAGGAATTTGACAAGAAGAAAACAGAGCAGGCCGAAAAGAGAAAGGCACGCAAAAACAACGGAGCCAAGCGTGACATGCATTACGAGATGAAAGAGGTGCATGTTACGATAGATCCAGTCATGGATGCAGAGTTTTTGAAGACGTTGCGTCTCTTCGGAACTCGTACCTGTATACGTTACAGCATGGAACCCATCAAATTCATCAAGACCGTGTATCACATCAACACTTATACTGATGGAAGTATCATGTATCCGGGGAAAACTCCGCCGGCTCTGTTGTTGAATTCTTCCTATTCACCTTCCTTTGCAGCAGGACTCCTGCAGATGCGATACATCTATTCCATGCCGGTAGAGCGAATCATCAAATACTTTGCCGACAATGGGTTTACGTTAAGGAAAGCCACGGCAAACAAACTGATTGCCAGAAGTGCCGATGTACTGGAAAACTTCTATAAGGCTATCTGCCAAGTAGTGTTGCAGCAGGATTATGTCTCGGCAGACGAGACATACCATAAAGTGCTGTTAGCCAAGACAAAGCCTACGGACAAGGGTTCGAAGAAAGGCTACTTCTGGGCTGTAAGTGCGCCTAAACTGGGACTTGTCTTCTTCGTATATGAGGATGGATCACGCTCTGAGCAGGTCATACTTAACATATTCTCTGATTATAAAGGTACCATACAGAGTGATGCATATGCTCCTTACCGGAAACTGGAGTCGGATGCTTATCCTGACATTATGAGAATCGCCTGCCTGCAGCATGTCAAGAGAGATTTCATCGACTGCGGCAAGGAAGACAAGGATGCTCAGGAGGTCGTAGATATCCTCAACAGATTTTATCGAGAAGACAAAAAACATAAGGTTGGGGTAAATGGATGGACCGTTGAAGACCATCTAGCCTATCGGCAGTCATATGCACCGGACATTTTGCAGGATTTATTGGAGAAACTGGAGGAAATATCTTCCAGGAAAGATTTGCTGCCCAAGTCTACCTTGGCGCAGGCGGTCGGCTATGCCCTTAATGAATATAATGCCATTTGTGACATCTTCAAAAGAGGTGATACGGCTCTCGATAACAACTATATTGAGAGAATCCAGAGGTACATATCACTATCAAGAAGAAATTCAATGTTCTTTGGCTCGCACGAAGGAGCAGGACGTGCGGCTATCCTATATTCCATCGCCATCTCATGCAGACTGAATGGCATCAATCTGTTTGAATACATATGCGACGTAATAGAAAAGACTGCAGAATGGCAACCAAATACTCCATTAGAAAAATATAGAGACTTACTTCCTGACCGATGGAAAAAGCAGCAACAGCATTAA
- the tnpB gene encoding IS66 family insertion sequence element accessory protein TnpB (TnpB, as the term is used for proteins encoded by IS66 family insertion elements, is considered an accessory protein, since TnpC, encoded by a neighboring gene, is a DDE family transposase.), with amino-acid sequence MFGLNENTQYYVCQRYVRMNMGINGLYQIVRTEMELPPLGGAVFIFFSKNRQQVKMLKWDGDGFLLYQKRLERGTFELPFFDPQSKQCKMPYKTLSAIMSGICLKSMRYRKRLNL; translated from the coding sequence ATGTTTGGATTAAACGAAAACACCCAGTATTACGTCTGCCAGCGATATGTCCGAATGAACATGGGCATAAATGGCCTGTACCAGATTGTGAGGACGGAGATGGAGCTGCCGCCACTCGGTGGTGCCGTCTTCATCTTCTTCTCAAAGAATCGCCAGCAGGTAAAAATGCTAAAATGGGATGGCGACGGTTTCTTGCTGTATCAGAAGCGACTGGAGCGAGGAACCTTTGAATTACCATTCTTTGATCCCCAAAGCAAACAATGCAAAATGCCGTACAAGACGCTATCTGCCATCATGAGCGGAATTTGCCTGAAAAGTATGAGATATAGGAAACGGCTTAATCTATAG
- a CDS encoding hydroxyethylthiazole kinase, with the protein MDFITDGERMAYVHEGHPMMSKVTAMGCTATGIVGAFLAVNSDPLEASFHAMKAMEIAGERTASLSRGNGSMMINFLDELYNLMADD; encoded by the coding sequence ATAGACTTCATCACGGATGGCGAAAGAATGGCTTATGTTCATGAAGGACATCCCATGATGAGCAAGGTTACTGCAATGGGATGTACTGCCACTGGTATCGTTGGGGCATTCCTTGCTGTGAACTCCGATCCTCTGGAAGCATCTTTTCATGCCATGAAAGCCATGGAAATTGCCGGAGAAAGGACAGCTTCCCTGTCTAGAGGCAATGGTAGCATGATGATTAACTTCCTCGATGAACTCTACAATCTTATGGCTGATGACTAG
- a CDS encoding helix-turn-helix domain-containing protein, producing MTKNTMANKLPRKLIQKMEIVGEQIKLARLRRNLSMAQVAERATCSEVTLCKVEKGLPTVSIGIYLRVLYALQLDDDILLLAKDDKLGRALQDMGLKHRQRASKKE from the coding sequence ATGACAAAGAATACAATGGCAAACAAACTTCCAAGGAAGTTGATTCAAAAGATGGAAATCGTGGGTGAGCAGATTAAGCTTGCCAGATTACGGCGCAACCTGAGCATGGCACAAGTTGCAGAAAGGGCAACATGCTCGGAAGTTACACTTTGCAAGGTAGAGAAGGGATTACCAACGGTCTCCATCGGAATTTACCTTCGTGTACTCTATGCTCTTCAGCTGGATGATGACATCTTGCTCCTGGCAAAGGATGACAAACTCGGAAGGGCATTGCAGGATATGGGACTGAAGCATCGTCAACGAGCATCTAAAAAGGAATAG
- a CDS encoding DUF4186 domain-containing protein, protein MKKDSKGNQAKYVELNLFPEEIEDHQKDSVSSDSKENHTSSDKEYDLTDLFERLSGSAFRSRFHLSKKDKEYIAEKGLATIRKHAEDFVAKRLAPAVIPNDGKQTPMRGHPVFIAQHATGCCCRGCFFKWHHIPTGRQLTEEEQQYAVAVLMTWIEKQV, encoded by the coding sequence ATGAAAAAAGATTCAAAAGGAAACCAAGCCAAATATGTAGAACTCAATTTGTTTCCTGAGGAGATAGAGGATCATCAGAAAGACTCTGTCTCCTCAGACAGTAAAGAAAACCATACTTCTTCAGACAAAGAGTATGATTTGACAGATCTGTTTGAAAGACTTTCCGGGTCAGCTTTCCGCAGCCGTTTCCATCTCTCGAAGAAGGATAAGGAATATATTGCAGAAAAGGGATTGGCTACCATCCGTAAGCATGCGGAGGATTTCGTTGCCAAACGTCTTGCTCCAGCAGTGATTCCCAATGACGGCAAGCAGACACCGATGAGAGGTCATCCTGTATTCATTGCCCAGCATGCTACCGGCTGCTGCTGCCGTGGTTGTTTCTTCAAATGGCATCATATACCTACCGGAAGACAGTTGACAGAAGAAGAACAGCAATATGCAGTGGCGGTACTTATGACCTGGATAGAAAAACAAGTTTGA
- a CDS encoding MFS transporter has translation MNIKSIGSKIKGNPTMVEGTVYSMLIICSISHFLNDMIQSIIPSIYPIVKDKFDFSFAQIGIITLVFQMTSSILQPFTGLYADKHPRPYALSIGMCFTLVGLLLLAFAENYFLILLAVSVIGLGSSVFHPTASRVAQMASGGKKSLAQSIFQVGGNGGSAVGPLLAAIIILPFGQHAISWFALAALLAAIIMVRLGVWYKARLTYVVNHPQKQPLLNTHISKRVKYWALFILIMLVFSKYFYTACITSYFTFFLMDKFGVSVQTSQLCLFVFLAAFAIGTVAGGMLGDKFGRKYVIWFSILGAAPFAIAMPFVNFTWTIIFTFLSGLIIASAFSSIVVYATDLMPDKVGLIAGIFFGLMFGLGGLGSAFFGWLADKTSIEFIFQVSAFLPLLGIIAGFLPNTQKRSVEETDENAK, from the coding sequence ATGAACATCAAGTCAATAGGCAGTAAAATCAAGGGAAATCCTACGATGGTAGAGGGTACGGTGTATTCCATGCTCATCATCTGTAGCATTTCCCATTTCCTGAACGATATGATTCAGTCGATTATCCCTTCCATCTATCCGATTGTGAAGGATAAGTTCGACTTCTCGTTTGCACAGATAGGCATCATCACGCTGGTTTTCCAGATGACATCTTCTATCCTGCAACCTTTCACAGGACTCTATGCCGATAAGCATCCCCGTCCCTATGCCCTCTCCATCGGCATGTGTTTCACATTGGTGGGCCTGCTCCTGCTGGCTTTCGCCGAGAATTATTTTCTGATTCTTCTGGCTGTAAGTGTCATAGGTCTGGGTTCGTCTGTGTTTCATCCCACGGCTTCGAGAGTGGCACAGATGGCATCGGGAGGTAAGAAGAGTCTGGCACAATCCATCTTCCAGGTGGGTGGCAATGGCGGTTCGGCAGTAGGACCACTGCTGGCAGCCATCATCATCCTGCCTTTCGGACAGCATGCCATTTCCTGGTTTGCCCTTGCAGCCTTGCTTGCCGCCATCATCATGGTAAGATTGGGAGTCTGGTATAAGGCACGACTGACTTACGTGGTGAACCATCCCCAGAAACAGCCCCTTCTTAATACCCATATCTCTAAAAGGGTGAAGTATTGGGCTCTGTTTATCCTCATCATGCTCGTGTTCTCCAAGTATTTCTATACGGCATGCATTACGAGTTACTTCACCTTCTTCCTGATGGATAAGTTCGGCGTATCGGTACAGACCTCGCAGCTGTGCCTCTTCGTATTCCTTGCCGCCTTTGCTATAGGTACGGTGGCAGGAGGAATGCTAGGTGACAAGTTTGGCAGAAAGTATGTCATCTGGTTCTCCATTCTGGGAGCAGCACCTTTCGCCATCGCCATGCCTTTCGTCAACTTCACGTGGACCATCATCTTTACCTTCCTGTCAGGATTGATCATTGCCTCGGCTTTCTCTTCCATCGTGGTATATGCCACCGACCTGATGCCAGATAAAGTGGGATTGATAGCAGGCATTTTCTTCGGCCTGATGTTCGGACTGGGAGGACTTGGTTCAGCGTTCTTCGGCTGGTTAGCCGACAAGACCAGTATTGAGTTTATCTTCCAGGTGAGTGCCTTCCTGCCATTGCTCGGCATCATAGCAGGATTCTTGCCGAATACCCAGAAGAGAAGCGTTGAAGAAACTGATGAAAACGCAAAGTAA
- a CDS encoding methylated-DNA--[protein]-cysteine S-methyltransferase yields the protein MQQVSIQYYSSPCGEIILASVDDELCLCDWNEMPCSERNKLRLSRYMKAVFKIETSPILELSKKQLNEYFTGSRRTFDIPLHPIGTDFQKKVWGALLNIPYGETRSYKEIAISMGNPNGTRAVAGAIGANGISIFIPCHRVIGSNHLLTGFAGGLDAKRRLLEIEAEQKQHNVDFQIRK from the coding sequence ATGCAGCAAGTAAGTATCCAATATTACAGTTCGCCTTGTGGAGAAATCATCCTGGCATCGGTGGACGATGAATTGTGCCTTTGTGATTGGAATGAAATGCCATGTTCAGAGCGCAATAAGCTTCGGCTTTCGCGGTATATGAAGGCAGTGTTCAAGATAGAAACATCCCCTATCCTGGAACTGTCCAAGAAGCAGCTGAATGAATATTTCACCGGCAGCCGCAGGACATTCGATATTCCGTTGCACCCTATAGGAACCGATTTTCAGAAAAAAGTATGGGGTGCATTGCTCAACATCCCCTACGGAGAAACAAGGAGCTATAAGGAAATAGCCATAAGTATGGGTAACCCCAATGGCACAAGAGCCGTGGCAGGTGCCATCGGAGCTAATGGCATCAGCATTTTCATTCCCTGCCATCGTGTTATCGGAAGCAATCATCTCCTTACAGGTTTTGCCGGAGGATTGGATGCAAAGAGAAGGTTATTAGAGATTGAAGCAGAACAAAAACAACATAATGTTGATTTTCAAATAAGAAAATAA
- a CDS encoding VOC family protein, with translation MKLNKIHHVAVICSDYEKSKHFYTDVLGMKIVSENYREGRDSWKADCFLGDTYVIELFSFPNPPARPSYPEAAGLRHLAFEVDELSVAIDELDNKGIAHEPIRTDEYTGKRFVFFSDPDGLPIELYEK, from the coding sequence ATGAAACTTAACAAAATCCATCATGTAGCCGTGATTTGCTCCGACTATGAGAAATCCAAGCATTTCTATACAGATGTGCTCGGAATGAAGATTGTAAGTGAAAACTATCGTGAAGGACGCGACTCCTGGAAGGCAGACTGCTTTCTTGGTGACACGTATGTCATAGAACTGTTCTCTTTCCCTAACCCACCTGCACGTCCTTCTTATCCGGAAGCAGCTGGACTGCGTCATCTTGCTTTTGAGGTGGATGAGCTTTCGGTGGCTATAGATGAACTTGACAATAAAGGTATCGCTCATGAACCCATCCGTACAGATGAATATACAGGCAAGCGATTTGTATTCTTCAGTGACCCAGATGGTTTGCCGATAGAACTGTATGAAAAATAA
- the msrA gene encoding peptide-methionine (S)-S-oxide reductase MsrA has translation MEVGIFACGCFWGAQHQFQKQPGVLNTLAGYTGDKEAFPSYADVRGHKTHHVEAVIVEFNPQQVSYESLCKLFFEIHDPAQTDGVGPDLRPQYRSCIFYRNESQKQTAEHVTELLRSKGDEVNTLLLPEETFYIGEAYHQHYYEKTDGEPYCHLRTKKF, from the coding sequence ATAGAGGTTGGCATCTTTGCCTGCGGATGTTTCTGGGGCGCGCAACATCAGTTTCAGAAACAGCCCGGTGTACTCAATACCCTGGCAGGATATACCGGCGACAAAGAGGCTTTTCCTTCCTATGCCGATGTACGAGGGCACAAGACGCACCACGTAGAGGCCGTCATCGTGGAGTTCAATCCCCAACAGGTTTCATATGAGAGCTTATGTAAACTCTTCTTCGAGATTCACGACCCGGCACAGACCGATGGTGTTGGTCCTGATTTGAGGCCACAATACCGCAGCTGTATCTTCTATCGTAATGAATCTCAGAAGCAGACAGCCGAACATGTGACGGAACTTCTCCGTAGTAAGGGTGACGAGGTCAATACCTTGCTCCTGCCAGAGGAGACATTCTACATTGGTGAGGCCTACCACCAGCATTATTATGAAAAAACAGATGGTGAGCCTTATTGCCATCTGAGAACGAAGAAATTCTGA